The DNA region ttttaaattggttATTAGTATAAGAGACATGTGAGATGGTTTCTTGGTTTAAGTTTTTTAACCCTCCTATCTAACAAAGTATTATAAATATATCCTTCATAAACTCCAGCAGTCACAGTTCAAGCTATTATGATTTAGTGTTTTTAATGTACGTACATATCCATTGGTTTTTATAATAGGTAACTGGAGTAAGCATGCAGAATTTTCTCATTGGAGAGAACCTTAATGGTTGTGCATTTGTTGTTGGATCATTGAGTTTTTTGGACAAAATTTCATGTGGGCTTGCTTTATATGTTCTTCAGTCAAACCAAAGTAAGTTTCTTAAATTTCTTTCATATTGAACATTATATGTCTATTGTTTCGTAAACAGCATTGTTACTAATCATATCATTTTTCTAATCATCATATATTGTTCAAATCATCAATGTAGATCTCTCTCCGCAGCTCCAGGCAACAACCCAATTCCCCTTTTCTGTTACAAGGATTGGTTTGGGTCTTGTTCCTGCATTTTGTGCACTAGTTGGGGTGGTAGTGACTTGCACCATGGATTTCCACAATCCTTCAAAGTCTTTGACGGCACCACTATTAGCCTAGCTGTGTCATTGATCATAATTATTCTCCTTTCTCTAACATACAAAGGTAAATGGTTATATCATACTTGGAGAAATTTCAGCTGCTCGGACCCATTGGAAAATTCAAGCAGCAAGTAGTACTGAGAATATTcactttatagtttatatatatgtataatcttgtatatttattgaattattaattgttaCAAATATTATATGTCAAATGTATATAACGTGTccacattttattaaaatgtaacATTCACAGTTTCGTGAACTTCTCGTTGACGATCTGAGAAATGGAAAATAGTTACTATGAATTATGTGTTGCAAGTTTATTTCCAACTAAAGTTCTGCATGACCAGTCAGATAAGTAGGGAGATAGATttctttcaacatttttttaaaggcaaatagataattttattaatatgacCAATATCATCTTTCGGCATTATTTAAGTTGGAAAATTCTATCATTttcaaatctcaatttaaattagaaaaataaacaagtgCCCCAAATGTATTATTATGGGGGTAAAATTACTTTAAACTATTCTCATGACAAGTTGAAGACAAGGGTGAGGAGAAATAACTATTCTCACTACCCAATTTGTTAAGACTACCAACTTTCTCTTCTGCCCACTCTCCAAATTGTTCTCACCCCCTCTCCTTTCACTCATTCTTCTTCCCACATCCAAATTGCACCAACCTTGAATGATCATTGTCCCTCATCTCCAACGCCACCCACACCATCAAAACCTGACCCCATGACTTCCCACTCCCCTGACCATGTGTTGTTCTCCACTGTCACCCATGACTACGCTACTGCGTTGTCCACCTAAACTCACAAGATCTATCGTCCACCTTCCTTCGCCATCGGGCCACCTCGACCCCATTGAGATCTGTGTCGCGTCACCCCAATGAAGAAATCGTGGTCGTCCTTTGTTTGAGTTTGCATTCATTGGGTTTGTGGTGTCAGGATGGTTTGGTTTTTGGTGGTGTGCTGATTTGTTGGTGGTTGTGATCAACCAAAGCATACTTTCATTTTAGTAtgccaggaaaaaaaaacacaaaggaaacataattttgttatacattggacatataattttactttacatcagaaatatgttttcatttaatttttgtcaCCCCTTTAGTGAACAATAGAAACACATTTAGGCTGCACAATATACAAAGAAATgatgtttttgttgtttaattttttttctcacccATAAGATAATACAATGAAACTAGATTCTGctgttataaaattatatatcatgCTTACGTGAAAAgggtatttttgaaaataagtgaaaaaaCTACCCACGTGGATAGTGAGAATAACATTTTGATGGTGTGAATAGTAGCTCCCAAGAGTGAAGGTTCTATAGCTGACTCAACCAATAATATAGATTTAAGTTCAGGCCCATGCTACTTAtacctgcttttttttttcacgtttgcttaatttcttttaattttttataaaatactatTTATGGAAAATTTTcgcaatgtaattttttttatatattatgaaaGTTAGGATTTTGTAAGATAATTTGTTACATtatgaaaaaatagttttgataatgtataaaaaattatattatgaaaattagttttgacaacttattaaatcaaattaattataaaaattgtgcCAACAAGTACATAGATAAAATGATGTTTGGTTGTTCTAGTTTAACTATTGATCTTGAATTCAAGCCTTAGGTATGaagttatgttaaatatttaaatggatATATGCATAATACTTGAATCGAACATGATTATTTTCAATTGATGATACCTcttttttagattaaaatattataaaaataattttttgcaatgtgttaaaatataattatattacaaaaattagATATGCTGAAAAATGAGGGTATGTAAGTGAGGAAGGatacatattttggaaatattaaaaaaaaattgaaagtgtGAAGAGTGAAAAAAAGAATGTGAATATTATGGTCCATAATTTAGTTTATGATTATCTTATATAGTTTATGATAATCCAATTTTAAACGAGCATGCAACAAGTATGTTATCaacttgtaatattttttttatccataaaaataaaaaataagtatagaaaatttataacaactcaCGTATTTTACCAACAACTTCCTTCTTAGTCAACCCGCAATGCTTATGAAAGGCTTATAAAAGTTTAATCCcgttaacattaattaaatatatacgtATTTATCTTTTATGGTTGGTTAACTATTTAGTCTAACcgagtaaacaaaaaaactatttaGTCTAACTATTAAGGTATTTCATTCTTACTAGAGAAGGTCTAGGCCGATCTAACATACTCTTAAACTTAAAGTAAACTTTGAAGTAGTGAGATTTCTTTATAagtgataataatattttttgataaaaacatattaatgatatttttatggactaatttttttgaaaaatgatatattaagaTATTAAACTGGCACTTAAGTATCAAACTTTTATACTTACACTACGTAATAGCTTTTACACTTAAGTATCAATTGTAGAATTGAAAGTTTTCATAATTATGGATTAAGTTTATAAAGTTctatgcaaataaaaaaaataatcgatacttcatcattatattttatctgaattattttttaaaaatgtaaatcaATGCCTATTACTAAataacatacaaaaaaattgtgcaaatttatGTTAAGTCTGATGATATACATAATTAGGAAGACATtattatttctctaaaaaaaaagacattattAAATGACTCCATTACAAATCCAAGTTAGATCATCCAACCATTAAATCACTGTGCCGCAAGGTgaagaaaacaacaacaaaaaaatacttcttcctctccctcccagcttttattattttatcctatcacaaaagaagaaaaaatgatagaaattgAACTATAATTTTTACCTAATATTCGAGAGGCGGATGTAGTCAAGTAGATTAAGGCAATGAATCATGGAATCATCAAATAAAGGGCTTAATTTTCGTCGTTGTCACATAATTAAatctaaatgaaaaataaaaagatcacacaacacattaattattaatatgtaaaATCCAACGAAGCTGTCAAACTCAGTTTCGTTGCATGACTTATACGTGCATTAGCTTTCCCCAGGCTATAAATTGATGGTAGCTCAAATGGCCATTTTGAAGTGTCGGTTGGAAACATTAATCAAAATGTCTTAGTTTCTAAACTTCCTTTTTTCCactcaattattttttgtacaTATTTGTAACCCTTGTGGCTCTAGTCTTGTGTTCCTATCATCACACTATTCCTATAAACTTACAAATCACGAAATGTAAACAAAATGCTGTCCAATTTGATAAACTTTGAAAAACAATACTTGTACAGTAAAGGTACCTATAGTGGCAATTGGCACCTTAAGAACTTGCAAGGAAAGGAAGCACTACTGGGTCATTTTAGGAACCTCTATCCATAAGAAaagtattaaaaagaaaaaaaaaatgagggccTTTCTTTTAATAGATCCATAACAAGGATTTGATTGGCTATAAAAGATGAAAAGAGActtatatttcattttgatatatataaacCTTCCATACCCAAAAAATTGGCGATTGCTTTTGCTATCATGGTCCTTGTCTATCCTTATTTGAAACTTGAGATTTTTCGTCTATCTCTATTCACCATTTTTCTGTCTTGCTAAATTGTTCTTTTCTCACCTCAAATGTTGAGCTTTGCAGCAGAAAAACACATCCGAAAAAAATCATCCTTAACATTCTAACAGTTGAaacttttttaatgtaaaacctGACAGTTTTGCATTCTGAGGTGAGAAACACATATTACAGAAAACATAAAGCATAAACTACTTGCATATATAGTGTGAAGGAAACTCCACAGAAGAAttcaaaactaacaaattaccATTGTTATACCACAAAATGGAGAAAGGGGCATGAAATTGTTGACAATGAAAATACTAGTATTAGAAAAACtatcatattaaaaacatatatttgaatGATACAATtgatcatatataaaatataataagccATATGCATGAATAAGGGATACACAAATGATAAGAATAACATGAGATCGATCGAGAAATAAAAGCTAAGGTATTTTGTTGGCCAAAACATAAGCACATAATAATAGTACATAGAAATTATAGATCAACCAACCAAATTAATAACCAGCTAGTAAAACTCCAAAAATTTTCCCTGGCTAAGTTGATAACTTGAAAACAGGTTTTTTCCCAGCATCACCTCCTAGATGAGGATCACGCTTAGCCTTCATCAAATGCCCCAAAACTTTGGCGTAGCGACGCACCAACTTCTTGAACTTCAAGCCTTGGAGGTTGTCTTTATTCTGTTGCATCCTAACCAGCTGAAGATTATGCTGCTTCTCTTCCTCAGTGAAATGTTCACCAAGTGAGTTCCTTGATCCTCCTTTGCCACCTCTCTCATGATCATcactattattatcattattattgttattattgttaccCTTTTTCTTTGCTTCTTTGTGATCATCATCTCCTATGATGAGTTGCTTCAAGCTTTTGTGGTCACTCTCACCACCACCCTCTTTCACCTCATCAGCAATAGAAACATTAGTTTGAGAAGATTTTGTTTCCACTGTGACATGAACATGAACATCCTTTGGTGTTGTTGCTTCATCATCCATTTCTGATTTGGTTTTCTCATTGCCTTGCACTggaaattgttgttgttgttgttgttgttgtttcctTGTTCTTCTTGACATGGTGATGTCATAGTGACGTTTTGCTGCAGGAGATtgaacctccattaattttgcTATCTGGGAAATTTACTATGATGATAATCTCTAACAAGTCTCTCTTCACTAATTTTTGTGTGGTGAAATCTCTCAAAGGGAAGAAGCCATCATGGCTATAGCTGCACCTCTTAGACAGCAAGATCACTCTTGCAAGAAGAGAAATGTTCACTTTCTTAAAGAGCAACCAAAGGGGGTTGGTTTGGTTAGTTTAATTAGAGGCCTTTCAAAAAGGTGAAATGTCTGTTTTGTTGTCCATGTGTGAAAGTTGAAAGATTAACATGCCAATGAAGCTGAAGAAAATGAAGTGGGGGAAGTGTCACCAAACTTTAGAAAATTCACTATAATGGGCCAATACATGCTCCTTGGGCCTATGTCTGGAACTTCTTTACGTACGGTTGATTTATTTGGaggtttagaattttttttttattcaccaaTATTAGTGGTTAGTTTTTATTAGAATATTAGTGTTGGAGAGATTTAAACTCACAGCTTCTCTCCTCCTTTTGCCTTAAACTCTCCTTCTCCATCACCAATGTCAAACCAATCTTATAACTTCTAAAGGTTTAAAAAGGCTAATACATATTACACTTTACATCgtcttattgattaaaatttatcgaaaaacataatttttggtGGTCtcactatttatttaatgtgactcttctaattttataatttttaataaattataatttctaaaaCGTGTTAgaagaaatacattaaaaaatgtcTTACTAGCATTTTTCTTAAAAGGTTTTTGAGAgtatttatctttcatttcactatattacatttattaatttttttatcatatcatttaTCACATCTATTTCccttcctttattttattttatttctccatttctttcttccttcGGCTCATGCTTCCCAATTTTGGTGTACTTTAACTTTTTTCCCCTTTATTTTCCCTCTCTTTATCTACACTGAGTAGGTAGCTTTGCAGCTTTCAGGTGAAGTGGGAGCTAATGACCCTTCAATCCACATCCATCATAGCTCCTCACCCCATGATTTTCTATTTCCCTGGCCATATGGTAAGGTAGTAGATGGGACAGGTAAAAACCGGAATTAGAATAAGGTCTAGTCTTGCATATATAATGCATTAAATGAACATTGCTTAATGTGTGCATGTGGTTAAGTCTTTGGGTGTTTTGTTTGTTGTAGTAGTTCAGTAGAAAGTCAGCGTTTTGCTAGGTATAGTTAAGTTCGTTACCTTTGAGCTAACTGTCTATAGTTGCCAAAAACAGATGACACATAATCTATTTGTGTATGAAGGTAAGAGTTATGCTTCTTTCCTCCTTTCTAAGTCACTGAAAAGGGTACTAGAAGAAGGTGTGATAGGGTTGTACTTCCTAATTTGAAATTCATGATAATCTCCTCTCTCCAAAGTACTGAATTACATGTTAGTGTCATGTTATTATGAGAgggataaaacaaaaattttcatttaaaaaaacagtTCACAAGTTTTATCTAGAATAATTTGTGGTTTTCTAACTTaaaacgatttttttttattgtgacaTAGTCTtaagaaaaatgagaaagatGCATTTCCAAATGCAGCATTgtgatataaatattaaaaaaatataagtataacgGGTCAGAAAagagatataaaaataaagaaattaaaggcAACatatctcaatatttttttaaaaaaatggtgaaaGTCTTTCTATTCTACGCCCATATTTTCATCAAAATCCACCCTGATAGACCCGGCACTAAAGTAGAGATATCAAATCACCATATGTaagaagcttttttttttgttctgtaACTCATAAAAGGCACTTTGTTGTTTAAAATTggaaatcaattcaaaatttgtTCAAATACGAATTCTAGTGTACAAAATAGTTGCTTAACGATCTGTAAATAACTTCTAttgaaacatttttaaattacataGAATTCAATTGAAAAACTGTGTTTACTTCATCAAACATgtattcttttgatttttctatatatatatatatatatatatatatataatcctcACTCCCaaattttcaatcaaaattctGAATCAATCGATTCAAAGGTCCAACACCCACATGTAATTGGGTCTGCAGAAACAAGTCCCATACAAACTCCAACCCATGCTTAGTAGTTAGCAAGCGTATATGGGCCCCTTCATCCCCACCCCACGTTCTCACAGACAACAGTAAACAATCACCAAACCTAAACTAACAACACATTAAATTAGTGTAcaagaattataaattttacacTGATAATAAACTTAAATTAAACGCTGCAAACTTTCCATATATATCTGTTTTGGCTTTGAGTatcaagatatatatatatatatatatataggaaccAAATCACTTTGTACCTTGATTCACCAATACTAAGATTTTATTGTTATCTCTTTAATTTATactaaataatgtaaaaaattgaacaaatatGGCGTGtgctatttatattttattgtaattttatttaattattctcttTGAATGACCACATCATCCTCTAATAACTGATTTTCTTTCATGTGCTTTCGTGCATTTCTAATTTGTACTAAATGACATTGTTTttacatgaatattttttttatacaacatTTACTTATGTAAAATTGTACGAATATGAGATGTGGTatctaaaattataacaaatattaCAACACCATTAACTACCCTACATAATACATAATTATCCCTGCATTCTCAAATGTGAATAAACTATATTAGTGTATGGAGCATTTGAAGCAACAATAATAGAGCATTGGTACACTACAAAATACGTAACTATCCCTGCTTTCTCAAGAGTGTAAGCATGCATTGAGTGTCCCAATATCTAACAATAGATGGTGAGTAAGAATTGCTAGTTTATTAAGTCGCAATTGTAACATGTCAATTCTAATTCAAGTTTTGAGGGTATATACAAACAATTTCAGTGAACAAAACATAATGGGAAAGTGTAATTTTGATATTGTTTACAAAGAAGCCTTGCATGATAGAACAAAGATTGCAGTTAAAATATGGTGAATCGGAGAAGAATGACTTAGTTTACAACTAAAACTAAAGTACTTAGTAAGGTGTGACACCTAAATTGGATTAGAAGACAAGACTTTAATTACGACGAAAATAAAGACATATGTACTAGACAAACAAGCCTTAAGGTCACTAGGGGAAATTAACTCATTCTCATTGAGTGCATTCTAGCTCACACAATCAACACAAAATACTTACATTCATAACCTTTCAGCATTGCACACATACACCATCACGAGCACTACACTTTACATGCACTTGTACACTGAAGTTAGGCTCTTAAAAGGTAAGATAGAGCATGTGAAACACTTAGGGTTCACTTCTCATGCCTCTCATGTCATGCATTCACTCAAACAACTTAGAATActaaaattgtcttgttacctTAAACCACTTATTCACTTTTGGTGTAAAATGATCACTAGTTTAGGCTACTTCATCAATACTAGTTTCAATGCTAATACAAGATATTTTATAAGGGAGAACTTCTCTTAAGCTTAAAGATGGTTAAGGACTTAGACAAGGTTAACTTTA from Glycine soja cultivar W05 chromosome 8, ASM419377v2, whole genome shotgun sequence includes:
- the LOC114423861 gene encoding nuA4 complex subunit EAF3 homolog yields the protein MEVQSPAAKRHYDITMSRRTRKQQQQQQQQFPVQGNEKTKSEMDDEATTPKDVHVHVTVETKSSQTNVSIADEVKEGGGESDHKSLKQLIIGDDDHKEAKKKGNNNNNNNDNNSDDHERGGKGGSRNSLGEHFTEEEKQHNLQLVRMQQNKDNLQGLKFKKLVRRYAKVLGHLMKAKRDPHLGGDAGKKPVFKLST